From Styela clava chromosome 6, kaStyClav1.hap1.2, whole genome shotgun sequence, one genomic window encodes:
- the LOC144424534 gene encoding uncharacterized protein LOC144424534, with protein sequence MLKVTVKEFSPQCQKFPTFSTSSLNRCLTSTDLNHLWLAYFNVVHFNTLPLCFFPNISSACNARNYLGIKVYPGLEVQLDFISRNKLDESFYSNLHADLDVAIKNSSSNEDPLSALQLLRERLRLEISQQKWENAANSCKFLCKTMTNAIQKLSINEETITQIKKGVTGISITWADVLVKKGDSLSATQVYFWN encoded by the exons ATGTTGAAG GTAACAGTAAAAGAATTCTCTCCACAATGTCAGAAGTTTCCCACCTTTTCTACGTCTTCTTTGAATAGATGTTTGACGTCGACTGATCTTAATCATCTTTGGTTGGCATATTTTAACGTCGTGCATTTCAATACTCTTCCACTGTGCTTTTTTCCAAATATAAG CTCTGCATGCAATGCTCGAAATTATCTCGGGATCAAAGTTTATCCAGGATTAGAAGTTCAGCTTGACTTTATTTCAAGGAATAAACTTGATGAAAGTTTCTATTCAAACCTGCATGCTGACCTTGACG TTGCTATCAAGAATTCTTCATCAAATGAAGATCCATTATCAGCTCTACAGTTACTTCGGGAAAGATTGCGATTGGAAATATCTCAGCAAAAATGGGAGAACGCTGCTAATAGTTGCAAGT TTTTGTGTAAAACTATGACTAATGCGATACAAAAACTGTCAATAAATGAGGAAACGATAACCCAGATCAAAAAGGGAGTGACTGGTATTTCTATAACATGGGCAGATGTTTTGGTGAAGAAGGGCGACAGCTTATCTGCCACACAGGTATATTTTTGGAATTAA
- the LOC144424519 gene encoding zinc finger C3H1 domain-containing protein-like has product MDKQTGKKNCNLFNITFSKVFEEAVTENPSDAKLCYEAALFQLNQESSDIDAALLYFETCASAYLKIDIDVINLSELKKLFHYLLRLSDSLTDKHLSLLPEISWKIVGKNKAYLWMIYIVILDLSSESVNVILDYYEKAIVDVGDENDRRQIWLRYLLYRQDLASKLVESTTITVKMRQIWLKNFTAVIRRCITTCSPDLAIDELLSSDARFSDYTFHNQVASIYLSCFHTRQHISTAYNFLTHLMPYNVPLLLSSAYNARNYLSIKVYPALEVQLDFNSRNKRNESFYSNLHADLDDE; this is encoded by the exons ATGGATAAACAAACAGGCAAAAAGAATTGTAATCTATTTAATATTACTTTTTCAAAGGTGTTTGAAGAAGCTGTGACTGAAAATCCATCTGATGCAAAGCTATGTTATGAAGCAGCTTTGTTTCAATTAAATCAAGAATCATCGGACATTGATGCTGCACTTCTGTATTTTGAAACTTGTGCTTCAGCTTATTTGAAAATAG ATATAGATGTGATTAATTTATCAGAATTGAAGAAATTATTTCACTATTTATTGAGATTATCGGATTCATTGACTGACAAACATCTTTCTCTTTTACCGGAAATTAGTTGGAAAATTGTTGGGAAGAACAAAGCATATTTATGGATGATTTACAT TGTAATTCTCGATTTATCCAGCGAATCTGTCAACGTTATACTGGATTATTATGAAAAGGCAATTGTGGATGTGGGTGATGAAAATGATAGAAGACAAATATGGCTAAG ATATCTTCTATATCGTCAGGATCTTGCTTCAAAACTAGTCGAATCAACAACAATAACTGTGAAAATGCGTCAAATATGGCTAAAGAATTTTACTGCAGTTATTCGTCGATGCATAACAACTTGTTCTCCAGATTTAGCCATTGATGAATTGCTCAGCTCTGATGCCAGATTTTCTGACTACACATTTCATAATCAG GTTGCGTCTATCTACTTATCATGCTTTCATACAAGGCAACACATATCAACTGCTTATAATTTTCTTACTCATCTGATGCCGTATAATGTTCCACTGTTATTGAG CTCTGCATACAATGCTCGAAATTATCTCAGTATCAAAGTTTATCCAGCATTGGAAGTTCAGCTGGACTTTAATTCAAGGAATAAACGTAACGAAAGTTTCTATTCTAACCTGCATGCTGACCTTGACGATGAGTAG
- the LOC144424526 gene encoding uncharacterized protein LOC144424526 isoform X2, with product MSKGILYCMFLSIQLLVNQVYCNQRICMQIENVNAEETYPIPPQRSSQGVPGKHGPPGEIGPKGPQGPRGPKRIVDYERMNAAIESAINDLRTETEEKMNKTMNDLQQRIVNCEVFYKNTCYRMELRETKMNFDQATQTCRDIGMNIGYIEDETHYQKIAELVRSKSTLSRTGYWTGLLYINNL from the exons ATGAGTAAGGGTATACTATATTGTATGTTTTTGAGCATTCAATTGCTCGTCAATCAAGTATATTGCAATCAAAGAATTTGcatgcaaattgaaaatgtcaatgCAGAAGAAACGTACCCAATTCCACCACAACGAAGCTCACAGGGTGTTCCAGGCAAACATGGACCACCTGGTGAAATTGGCCCGAAAGGGCCACAGGGGCCAAGAGGCCCAAAGAGAATTGTTGATTATGAAAGAATGAATGCAGCAATAGAATcag CGATAAATGATCTGCGGACAGAAACGGAAGAAAAGATGAATAAAACCATGAATGATCTTCAGCAGAGGATAG TCAACTGCGAAGTCTTTTACAAGAATACTTGTTATCGGATGGAACTTCGCGAAACCAAAATGAATTTTGACCAAGCAACGCAAACATGTAGAGATATTGGTATGAATATTGGATACATTGAAGATGAAACACATTACCAAAAAATAGCAGAGTTAGTCAGATCAAAATCAACATTATCTAGAACAGGATACTGGACAGGACTATTGTACATAAA CAACTTGTGA
- the LOC144424526 gene encoding uncharacterized protein LOC144424526 isoform X1, which produces MSKGILYCMFLSIQLLVNQVYCNQRICMQIENVNAEETYPIPPQRSSQGVPGKHGPPGEIGPKGPQGPRGPKRIVDYERMNAAIESAINDLRTETEEKMNKTMNDLQQRIVNCEVFYKNTCYRMELRETKMNFDQATQTCRDIGMNIGYIEDETHYQKIAELVRSKSTLSRTGYWTGLLYIKSQLVTLSGNPLSFIKWHPSKPNSGEQYKNVYIWVMKDTGNVYQGMDTYIPTFKQAGVLCQIMNT; this is translated from the exons ATGAGTAAGGGTATACTATATTGTATGTTTTTGAGCATTCAATTGCTCGTCAATCAAGTATATTGCAATCAAAGAATTTGcatgcaaattgaaaatgtcaatgCAGAAGAAACGTACCCAATTCCACCACAACGAAGCTCACAGGGTGTTCCAGGCAAACATGGACCACCTGGTGAAATTGGCCCGAAAGGGCCACAGGGGCCAAGAGGCCCAAAGAGAATTGTTGATTATGAAAGAATGAATGCAGCAATAGAATcag CGATAAATGATCTGCGGACAGAAACGGAAGAAAAGATGAATAAAACCATGAATGATCTTCAGCAGAGGATAG TCAACTGCGAAGTCTTTTACAAGAATACTTGTTATCGGATGGAACTTCGCGAAACCAAAATGAATTTTGACCAAGCAACGCAAACATGTAGAGATATTGGTATGAATATTGGATACATTGAAGATGAAACACATTACCAAAAAATAGCAGAGTTAGTCAGATCAAAATCAACATTATCTAGAACAGGATACTGGACAGGACTATTGTACATAAAGTCA CAACTTGTGACACTTTCTGGAAATCCCTTATCGTTCATTAAATGGCATCCAAGTAAACCCAACAGTGGTGAGCAATATAAAAATGTGTACATTTGGGTAATGAAAGATACAGGAAATGTATACCAGGGCATGGATACCTACATTCCAACATTCAAACAAGCTGGAGTGTTATGTCAAATCATGAATACTTAA
- the LOC144424524 gene encoding uncharacterized protein LOC144424524, which translates to MSKGILYWMILSIQLFVNQVYCNQRICMQIENVNAEETYPIPPQRSSQGVPGKRGPPGEIGPKGSQGPRGPKGIVDYERINAAIESAINDLRTETEEKMNNVNKTLNDLRQRMVNCEVFYKNNCYRMILPKTQMNFDQATQACRDIGMNIGYIEDETHYQKIAELVRSKSTSSVTGYWTGLLYINSQLVTLSGNPSSFTKWHPGTPNSGEQYKNVYIWVRKNTGSVDQGMNNYIPTYTQHGVLCRIMHT; encoded by the exons ATGAGTAAGGGTATACTATATTGGATGATTTTGAGCATTCAATTGTTCGTCAACCAAGTATATTGCAATCAAAGAATTTGcatgcaaattgaaaatgtcaatgCAGAAGAAACGTACCCAATTCCACCACAACGAAGTTCACAGGGTGTTCCGGGCAAACGAGGGCCACCTGGTGAAATTGGCCCGAAAGGATCACAGGGGCCCAGAGGACCAAAAGGAATTGTTgattatgaaagaattaatGCAGCAATAGAATCAG CGATAAATGATCTGCGGACAGAAACGGAAGAGAAGATGAATAATGTTAACAAAACCCTAAATGATCTTAGGCAGAGGATGG TCAACTGCGAAGTCTTTTACAAGAATAATTGTTATCGGATGATACTTCCCAAAACCCAAATGAATTTTGACCAAGCAACACAAGCATGTAGAGATATTGGTATGAATATTGGATACATTGAAGATGAAACACATTATCAGAAAATAGCAGAGTTAGTCAGATCAAAATCAACATCATCTGTGACAGGATACTGGACAGGACTATTGTACATAAACTCA CAACTTGTAACACTTTCTGGAAATCCATCATCATTCACTAAATGGCATCCGGGTACACCCAATAGTGGTGAGCAATACAAAAATGTGTACATTTGGGTCAGGAAAAATACAGGAAGTGTAGACCAGGGCATGAATAACTACATTCCAACATACACACAACATGGAGTGTTATGTCGAATCATGCATACTTAA